In a single window of the Maridesulfovibrio bastinii DSM 16055 genome:
- the tsaA gene encoding tRNA (N6-threonylcarbamoyladenosine(37)-N6)-methyltransferase TrmO, with the protein MEITLSPIAYINSTLNDKKECPKQGHEGGIEAQVIIEPEYLDAMKGLKEGSEIILLTWLHKADRTCLEVHPRGDSSRPKRGVFATRSPDRPNPIGVHKVTIKKITENTLTVYPLETLDGTPIVDIKVAMRK; encoded by the coding sequence ATGGAGATAACTCTTTCGCCGATTGCGTATATCAATTCTACTTTGAACGACAAGAAAGAATGCCCTAAGCAGGGACATGAAGGCGGGATAGAAGCTCAGGTTATAATAGAGCCTGAGTATCTTGATGCAATGAAAGGATTAAAAGAAGGGTCGGAAATAATTCTGCTGACATGGCTTCATAAAGCAGACAGAACTTGTTTGGAAGTTCATCCCAGAGGAGATTCATCACGCCCTAAACGAGGTGTTTTTGCAACCAGATCGCCAGACCGTCCCAACCCGATCGGAGTGCATAAAGTTACCATTAAAAAAATAACTGAAAACACCCTTACGGTTTATCCGCTGGAAACTCTTGATGGAACACCAATCGTGGATATTAAAGTCGCAATGAGAAAGTAA
- the thiL gene encoding thiamine-phosphate kinase → MKKITSEKDFLKLIDYHFPYENGHVTLGRGDDCSIISTGGTVCLSKDLFLENIHFRRSYFSPEDIGYKSLAVNISDIAAMGGTPKGFELGLIIPDNLEPDFLNAFLKGMADLANEYNIILAGGDLSRGPLLGISITIWGEPESGSELIKRGNAQPGDILFTHGPVGLAYCGLHILESRPDDIKNFPECVRAHLHPEMRVHTAVKLAASKVVKGMMDISDGLARDLPRFLNASGPYGADIKLSDTDIHPEIKKFAQLKNQLPHELAFIGGEDYALLAAASADNFKKLKNSFKNLVEIGIVSRTPGIRLNGNSFNKAGFDHFSR, encoded by the coding sequence ATGAAAAAAATTACTTCTGAAAAAGATTTCCTGAAATTAATTGATTACCATTTTCCCTATGAGAATGGTCATGTCACTTTAGGCAGGGGCGATGACTGCTCGATAATCAGTACCGGAGGTACAGTATGCCTCAGCAAAGATCTATTTCTGGAAAACATACACTTCAGAAGATCATACTTCAGCCCTGAAGATATCGGTTATAAATCTCTTGCCGTAAATATAAGTGATATAGCCGCAATGGGTGGCACCCCGAAAGGATTTGAGCTGGGGCTGATTATTCCAGATAATCTTGAACCTGATTTTTTAAATGCTTTCCTGAAAGGAATGGCTGATCTGGCCAATGAATACAACATCATTCTGGCCGGAGGCGATCTCAGCAGAGGTCCTCTGCTTGGAATTTCCATAACCATATGGGGAGAACCTGAATCAGGATCAGAATTAATCAAGCGTGGTAACGCCCAACCCGGGGATATTCTTTTTACCCATGGCCCTGTAGGACTTGCATATTGCGGCCTCCATATACTTGAATCGAGACCAGATGATATTAAAAATTTCCCTGAATGTGTAAGAGCACATCTCCATCCTGAAATGCGTGTTCATACAGCCGTAAAGCTTGCTGCAAGCAAGGTTGTAAAAGGTATGATGGATATATCAGACGGACTGGCCCGAGATCTGCCAAGATTTCTAAATGCCAGCGGCCCTTACGGAGCAGACATAAAATTATCTGATACTGACATCCACCCTGAAATTAAAAAATTTGCACAGCTGAAAAATCAATTACCTCATGAGCTGGCTTTTATCGGCGGTGAAGACTATGCTTTATTGGCAGCTGCTTCAGCCGATAATTTTAAGAAATTAAAAAATAGTTTTAAAAACTTAGTTGAGATCGGTATAGTCAGCAGGACACCCGGAATAAGACTAAACGGTAATTCTTTTAATAAAGCTGGTTTTGACCACTTTTCGAGGTAA
- the ilvN gene encoding acetolactate synthase small subunit, whose translation MRHILSVIVENEPGVLSRVAGLFSGRGFNIESLNVAPTLEDGVSLMTIATVGDEQIIEQIVKQLRKLITVIKVVDLTEHKAVDREMVLIKVNAEDTKRAEILRIVDIFRCKVVDVSVDELTIEVTGDRGKIEALINLLVRFGIKETARTGSVAMKRAMQG comes from the coding sequence ATGAGACATATTCTTTCTGTCATTGTTGAAAACGAGCCCGGCGTTCTGTCGAGAGTAGCCGGCCTTTTCAGTGGTAGGGGATTCAACATTGAATCACTTAATGTTGCACCTACTCTTGAAGATGGTGTTTCGCTGATGACTATTGCAACTGTCGGTGACGAACAAATTATTGAACAGATCGTTAAACAGTTGCGAAAGCTGATAACGGTCATTAAGGTGGTCGACCTGACAGAGCACAAAGCTGTTGACAGAGAAATGGTTTTGATAAAAGTGAATGCTGAAGATACGAAAAGAGCGGAAATTTTGAGGATAGTAGATATTTTCCGCTGTAAAGTTGTGGATGTCAGCGTTGATGAACTAACCATCGAAGTTACCGGCGACAGAGGCAAGATAGAGGCTTTAATCAACCTTTTGGTCCGTTTTGGAATCAAAGAGACTGCGCGCACAGGTAGTGTTGCTATGAAGCGCGCAATGCAGGGCTGA
- the ilvB gene encoding biosynthetic-type acetolactate synthase large subunit, whose protein sequence is MELTGAQILLECLKKEGVDVVFGFPGGAVLDIYHELPNFPFKHVLARHEQGAIHAADGYARATGDVGVCLVTSGPGATNTVTGIATAYMDSIPVVILTGQVPTALIGNDAFQEVDIVGITRPCTKHNYLVKDINNLAYTIRQAFYLARSGRPGPVLVDLPKDIMQQITEFKWPEDVSLRSYNPNLNPHYGQIKKVSKLIRKAERPLIYAGGGVISSGAQEDLIWLAKNLDIPVTATLMGLGGFPGDDPLWLGMLGMHGTYAANMAVNTADLVLAIGARFDDRVTGKVSEFAPNATFVHVDVDPTSIQKNVHVHVPIVADCKSFLMALRESLEPVIGATDFEVAHAGWVKQVQDWSTAHPLHYNKGGEYIKPQHVVEKIYEISKGEAIIATEVGQNQMWAAQFYKFKKPKSFLSSGGLGTMGYGFPAAIGAQIAYPDRLVVNIAGDGSIQMNIQEMMTAVANNLPVKIVILNNRYLGMVRQWQELFYDRNYSETCMDAQPDFVKLAEAYGAAGFRITEEKDLESTLKEAFATPKPAIIDVIVDPEENVYPMVPAGCSLTEMLLV, encoded by the coding sequence ATGGAGCTCACCGGAGCTCAGATATTATTGGAATGTCTGAAAAAAGAAGGGGTAGATGTCGTTTTCGGCTTTCCTGGCGGTGCTGTTCTTGACATTTATCACGAACTTCCAAATTTTCCTTTCAAGCATGTTCTCGCCCGTCATGAGCAGGGAGCTATTCATGCTGCGGACGGTTATGCCAGGGCAACAGGTGATGTAGGCGTATGCCTCGTTACTTCCGGTCCCGGAGCAACTAATACCGTTACTGGTATAGCTACTGCTTATATGGATTCCATCCCGGTCGTCATTTTGACCGGTCAGGTTCCGACTGCACTGATAGGTAATGATGCCTTTCAGGAAGTAGATATTGTCGGAATTACCCGTCCCTGCACCAAACACAATTATCTGGTCAAAGATATTAATAATCTGGCGTATACTATAAGACAGGCTTTCTATCTTGCCCGTTCCGGTAGACCCGGACCGGTTCTGGTCGACCTGCCGAAAGATATTATGCAGCAGATTACGGAATTCAAATGGCCTGAGGATGTGTCGCTACGGAGCTACAATCCCAACCTGAACCCGCACTACGGTCAGATTAAAAAAGTTTCCAAGCTTATTAGAAAAGCTGAGAGACCTTTAATCTATGCAGGTGGTGGAGTTATCAGTTCCGGAGCACAGGAAGATTTGATCTGGCTAGCCAAAAATCTGGACATTCCGGTGACTGCCACCCTTATGGGTCTTGGTGGTTTTCCCGGCGATGACCCGCTCTGGCTGGGTATGCTGGGAATGCACGGCACTTATGCTGCAAATATGGCTGTTAATACGGCGGACCTCGTTCTGGCCATCGGAGCGAGGTTCGACGACCGTGTTACCGGCAAAGTCTCGGAATTCGCACCAAATGCAACTTTTGTTCATGTTGATGTTGATCCTACTTCAATTCAGAAGAACGTTCACGTTCATGTACCCATCGTCGCGGACTGTAAAAGTTTCCTCATGGCACTAAGGGAATCTCTTGAACCGGTTATCGGAGCAACTGATTTTGAAGTCGCCCATGCCGGATGGGTAAAGCAGGTTCAGGATTGGAGTACTGCACATCCTTTGCATTATAACAAGGGCGGTGAATATATTAAACCGCAGCATGTTGTTGAAAAGATCTACGAGATCAGCAAAGGCGAGGCGATAATAGCTACAGAAGTCGGCCAGAATCAGATGTGGGCGGCTCAATTTTATAAATTCAAAAAGCCCAAGTCATTTTTGTCTTCCGGTGGTCTGGGGACTATGGGATATGGTTTCCCGGCAGCAATCGGAGCTCAGATAGCTTATCCCGACAGGCTTGTGGTGAATATTGCCGGAGACGGTTCTATTCAAATGAATATTCAGGAAATGATGACAGCTGTAGCAAATAATCTTCCTGTTAAAATTGTTATCTTGAATAACCGCTATCTTGGGATGGTCCGCCAGTGGCAGGAACTATTCTATGATAGAAATTATTCTGAAACCTGTATGGACGCACAGCCCGATTTTGTTAAGCTGGCAGAAGCGTATGGAGCAGCCGGATTCAGGATCACTGAAGAAAAGGATCTTGAAAGTACTCTTAAGGAGGCTTTTGCTACTCCAAAGCCTGCTATTATCGACGTTATTGTTGACCCTGAGGAAAATGTATATCCAATGGTTCCAGCAGGGTGTTCTTTAACAGAAATGCTGCTCGTTTAA
- the infA gene encoding translation initiation factor IF-1, which translates to MAKEEGIAVNGVVEEALPNATFRVHLENGHVVLAHISGKMRKFRIRVMPGDKVTVELSPYDLTRGRITYRPR; encoded by the coding sequence TTGGCCAAAGAAGAAGGAATTGCAGTTAATGGCGTTGTAGAAGAAGCTTTACCTAATGCTACTTTCAGAGTTCATCTTGAAAACGGACATGTTGTGCTTGCGCATATTTCAGGAAAAATGCGTAAATTCAGAATTAGAGTCATGCCTGGTGACAAGGTAACAGTTGAACTTTCACCTTACGACCTGACTCGTGGTCGCATCACATATCGCCCCCGCTAA
- a CDS encoding RNA recognition motif domain-containing protein, with protein MSKNIYVGNLPWSMTEDEVRDAFAAFGEVLSVKLINDRETGRPRGFGFVEMEDQGADSAIESLDGTDFGGRNIKVNEARPRQPRPRRW; from the coding sequence ATGTCGAAAAACATTTATGTCGGCAACCTTCCTTGGAGCATGACCGAAGACGAAGTTCGTGATGCATTCGCTGCATTTGGAGAAGTTCTATCTGTTAAATTGATCAACGATCGCGAAACCGGACGTCCTCGTGGATTTGGTTTTGTTGAGATGGAAGATCAGGGTGCTGATAGCGCAATTGAATCTCTTGATGGCACTGATTTCGGCGGACGTAACATCAAAGTGAATGAAGCCCGTCCGCGTCAGCCTCGTCCTAGACGCTGGTAA
- a CDS encoding alkaline phosphatase family protein, with product MLLTSKKTPKMVVLGLDGLPLTLARKIAPELPNLKKIIDHAVENHAEIPELSPVNWTSLYTGVGPEKHGIYGFTEIDHLNYKLSITDFSRVKSRTIFDKLDERGLRTRSINLPNTYPARKIRGMMISGFVAHDIDKAVYPHFLASRLKESGYLLEADTTRGIMDPYYLLKQVYATLECRMKALDMLFDDLGWDLFIFVLTETDRLFHFFYPAFENADHNLHKDCLEFLKTWDAAIGIFLKKYENIPGKKRLLVLADHGFTSLETEIDINAWLKQNGYLSLKHTPENQWDASAISDNSSAFALDPGRIYIHTRENFSRGCVDKSNANFIAEKIRSELINLSFNGTPVFEHIYTGKELYGPDAIGDVPDLVCRTKPGYDLKAKFDRDEIFGFFGRTGTHTVGDAFFYDSQGNVPERMRDTGQMILDWFGI from the coding sequence ATGCTGCTTACATCTAAAAAGACACCCAAGATGGTTGTTTTAGGGCTGGACGGATTACCACTAACTCTTGCCAGAAAAATTGCTCCTGAACTACCTAATCTTAAAAAGATTATTGATCATGCTGTAGAAAACCATGCGGAAATTCCAGAGCTTTCACCTGTAAACTGGACTTCACTCTACACCGGGGTTGGTCCGGAGAAGCATGGTATATATGGTTTCACTGAAATTGATCATTTAAATTATAAACTTTCCATAACAGATTTCAGCAGGGTAAAATCGAGAACCATATTTGATAAACTGGATGAACGCGGACTCAGGACAAGATCAATTAATCTGCCGAATACGTATCCTGCACGCAAAATAAGAGGAATGATGATCTCAGGTTTTGTTGCACATGATATTGATAAGGCTGTTTATCCACATTTCCTTGCTTCAAGACTAAAAGAATCCGGGTATCTCCTTGAAGCTGATACAACCCGCGGAATAATGGACCCTTATTACCTGCTCAAACAGGTCTATGCCACTCTTGAATGTCGCATGAAAGCACTGGATATGCTGTTTGATGACCTTGGATGGGATCTATTCATTTTTGTACTGACTGAAACAGACAGGCTGTTTCATTTTTTTTATCCAGCCTTTGAAAATGCAGACCACAATCTTCATAAAGATTGTCTTGAATTTCTGAAAACATGGGATGCCGCAATTGGAATATTTCTAAAAAAATATGAAAATATCCCCGGCAAGAAAAGACTGCTTGTTCTAGCTGACCATGGGTTTACCTCCCTTGAAACAGAAATAGACATTAATGCATGGCTCAAGCAAAATGGATATCTAAGCCTTAAACACACCCCGGAAAACCAATGGGATGCATCAGCTATATCCGACAACTCTTCAGCTTTTGCTCTTGATCCTGGGCGCATATACATTCACACTAGAGAAAATTTTTCCAGAGGCTGCGTTGATAAAAGTAACGCAAATTTCATCGCAGAAAAAATACGCAGTGAGCTGATTAACCTGAGTTTTAACGGAACACCGGTTTTTGAGCACATATATACCGGAAAAGAATTATACGGTCCTGATGCAATTGGTGATGTTCCCGACCTTGTATGCCGAACAAAACCCGGATATGACCTGAAAGCCAAATTCGACCGAGACGAAATTTTTGGATTTTTCGGAAGAACCGGAACCCATACTGTAGGAGATGCATTCTTTTATGACTCCCAAGGAAATGTGCCTGAAAGAATGCGTGATACAGGGCAAATGATTTTAGACTGGTTCGGAATTTGA
- a CDS encoding ATP-dependent helicase: MIDFKNELNEAQYDAATHPQGPVLVIAGAGSGKTRTIVYRLAWLVEQGVAPDSILLMTFTRKAAQEMLTRAETILGRSLHGTSGGTFHSFAYSVLRQNALTAGFPNGMTLMDRGDCEDIIRDVKSELGLGKKDRSFPKKNTLLDIITKSRNKELSIDQVVTTEAYHLTCYSQEIEEIANAYKVYKQQHALLDYDDLLFFLEKLLAENDVIKEQLRARFRFIMVDEYQDTNLVQARIVRLLAGKNGNIMAVGDDAQSIYAFRGADVSNILNFPQIFENVKIVRLEQNYRSVQPVLDLTNAILEGAETKFDKKLFTNRTGGKTPELMVPLSDYTQSSRVVDKIIKLQKKFGPEGVAVLFRAGYQSYGLEVALKRIGIEYKKYGGLKFNEAAHIKDVLAFMRLVSNPIDIISWQRSLGHIKGVGPKTAKKIADAVISANQSAVEKFKKKYALLGELLTDLDGLRQKNSSPSTALEVLLPLYNPILVTEYPDDYPRRQAGLEQLSQIAANYESMESFLADLCLDPEPLSQDNEEQREAVTLSTIHSAKGLEWNAVIILDLVEDRFPSRKSMQKPAEFEEERRLLYVACTRAKDELYMSAPASVSRQNTDFRDPAIPSPFLREISDSLYEEWQESYSGGLAKKKRTPIDNYSASYPSMNGSAESEIEAGSSAQASAKKISPAKLGYCNHKIFGRGKIVERVEPDKYRINFPGFGLKVIVEDYLEML, from the coding sequence ATGATAGATTTTAAAAATGAACTGAATGAGGCCCAATACGATGCCGCCACACATCCTCAAGGGCCTGTGCTTGTTATAGCAGGTGCTGGTAGCGGTAAAACAAGAACAATTGTTTATCGCCTTGCATGGCTTGTCGAACAGGGAGTAGCTCCGGACTCAATCCTGCTGATGACATTCACCCGTAAAGCCGCTCAGGAAATGCTTACCAGAGCTGAAACCATTCTAGGCAGATCACTGCACGGGACAAGCGGTGGAACATTTCATTCTTTTGCATACTCGGTTTTAAGGCAGAACGCCCTTACGGCTGGTTTTCCCAATGGGATGACCCTTATGGATCGCGGAGACTGCGAAGATATTATCCGGGATGTAAAATCAGAACTCGGCCTTGGTAAAAAGGACAGATCTTTTCCGAAAAAAAACACCCTGCTGGACATTATAACCAAGTCTCGCAACAAAGAACTTTCAATAGATCAGGTTGTAACAACAGAAGCATATCATCTCACCTGCTATTCACAGGAAATTGAAGAAATCGCAAACGCTTATAAAGTATACAAACAGCAGCACGCGCTTCTTGATTACGATGATCTGCTCTTTTTTCTGGAAAAACTTTTAGCTGAAAATGATGTAATCAAAGAGCAGCTCAGGGCCAGATTCAGATTTATAATGGTTGATGAATATCAGGATACGAACCTTGTTCAGGCTCGTATTGTCAGACTGCTTGCAGGTAAAAACGGAAATATCATGGCTGTTGGTGATGATGCACAGTCTATTTATGCCTTCCGTGGAGCTGATGTTTCAAATATTCTCAACTTTCCACAAATTTTTGAAAACGTTAAAATTGTCCGACTGGAACAGAATTACCGTTCTGTCCAGCCGGTTCTTGATCTCACTAATGCTATTCTTGAAGGGGCAGAGACCAAGTTTGACAAAAAGCTCTTCACCAACAGGACAGGTGGAAAAACACCTGAACTCATGGTTCCTTTAAGTGACTACACCCAATCTTCCAGAGTAGTCGACAAGATCATAAAATTACAAAAAAAATTTGGACCGGAAGGTGTCGCAGTCCTGTTCAGAGCTGGATACCAGAGTTATGGTCTTGAAGTGGCCTTAAAACGTATTGGAATTGAATATAAAAAATATGGTGGATTAAAATTTAACGAAGCAGCACATATCAAAGATGTCCTTGCTTTCATGCGTCTGGTATCAAATCCGATTGATATTATATCATGGCAGCGTTCTCTCGGACATATTAAAGGAGTTGGACCTAAGACAGCCAAAAAAATTGCTGATGCCGTCATATCTGCAAATCAGTCGGCAGTGGAAAAATTCAAGAAAAAATATGCACTGCTCGGGGAATTATTAACCGACCTTGACGGACTGCGCCAGAAAAATTCATCTCCATCAACGGCTCTTGAAGTACTTCTACCCCTGTATAATCCAATTTTGGTAACAGAATATCCAGACGATTATCCACGCAGACAGGCAGGACTTGAACAGCTATCACAAATAGCAGCAAACTATGAAAGCATGGAAAGCTTTCTGGCTGATTTATGTCTTGACCCTGAACCGCTATCTCAGGACAACGAAGAACAGAGAGAAGCTGTAACTCTCTCAACAATCCACTCTGCCAAAGGCCTTGAGTGGAATGCTGTAATTATACTAGATCTTGTTGAAGACCGTTTTCCTTCGCGCAAATCAATGCAGAAACCTGCTGAATTTGAAGAAGAAAGAAGGCTGCTTTATGTGGCCTGCACAAGGGCCAAAGATGAACTTTACATGAGTGCTCCTGCAAGTGTTTCACGACAGAATACCGATTTCAGGGATCCGGCCATACCGAGCCCATTTTTGCGTGAAATCAGCGACAGCCTCTACGAAGAATGGCAGGAATCATATTCCGGTGGATTGGCCAAGAAAAAAAGGACCCCAATTGACAACTATTCAGCCTCATACCCTTCTATGAATGGTTCTGCTGAATCGGAAATTGAAGCTGGAAGTTCTGCGCAAGCATCAGCTAAAAAGATATCTCCAGCTAAGCTTGGTTACTGCAATCACAAAATATTTGGCCGTGGTAAAATTGTTGAACGGGTGGAACCTGATAAATATAGAATTAATTTCCCCGGATTCGGTTTGAAAGTCATTGTGGAAGACTATCTTGAAATGCTGTAG
- a CDS encoding DivIVA domain-containing protein — MSLSKIDLLNIKFSKSLFGYSKSEVDQLMAEVAEVLGGMADDKKQLLKKISRRESTIAEFRQREETLRDTLMTTQKMVDDLKETARKEAEVIINEAHSRAETILQQAHNRLAQIHEDINELKRQRTRFEVELKGLLESHLRVLEIGDPDVEKVEALESKLKFFKKAK, encoded by the coding sequence ATGAGCCTTTCCAAAATTGACCTGCTCAATATTAAGTTTTCAAAATCGTTATTTGGCTATTCCAAGTCTGAGGTAGATCAGCTCATGGCTGAAGTTGCCGAAGTCCTTGGTGGTATGGCCGACGATAAAAAGCAGCTTTTAAAGAAAATCAGCCGCAGGGAATCCACTATTGCCGAGTTCAGGCAGAGGGAAGAAACACTGCGTGATACTTTGATGACAACCCAGAAAATGGTGGATGACCTTAAAGAAACTGCCCGTAAGGAAGCTGAGGTCATAATTAACGAAGCTCACTCTAGAGCTGAAACCATTCTACAACAGGCTCACAATCGTCTGGCCCAGATTCATGAAGATATTAATGAATTGAAGCGTCAGAGAACCAGATTTGAGGTTGAGTTGAAAGGGCTGCTTGAATCACATCTGAGGGTGCTTGAAATAGGTGACCCTGATGTGGAGAAAGTTGAAGCTCTGGAATCAAAACTTAAATTTTTTAAAAAGGCCAAGTGA
- the ilvC gene encoding ketol-acid reductoisomerase yields the protein MKVYYEQDADLGLLKDKTVAIIGYGSQGHAHAQNLRDSGVKVIVGQRPGGPNYDLAKEHGFEPVSAAEAAAAADIIMILLPDQVQAAVYKNDILPNLKPGNVLAFAHGFCIHFEQIIPKEDVDVIMIAPKGPGHLVRRTYTEGGAVPSLVAVYQNASGKAFDLAMAYAKGIGATRSGVIETSFREETETDLFGEQAVLCGGLSELIKAGFETLVEAGYQPEMAYFECLHEMKLIVDLIYEGGISNMRYSISDTAEYGDLTRGPRVINEESRKEMKEILKEIQQGDFAKEFIVENMSGKAHFSALRRINREHKIEEVGANLRNMMSWLKK from the coding sequence ATGAAGGTTTATTACGAACAGGATGCAGATTTAGGATTACTTAAAGATAAAACCGTTGCCATCATCGGTTACGGAAGTCAGGGGCATGCTCATGCTCAGAATCTGCGCGATTCAGGTGTTAAAGTAATTGTAGGTCAGCGTCCTGGCGGTCCTAACTATGATCTGGCTAAAGAACATGGTTTTGAACCTGTTAGTGCTGCTGAAGCTGCCGCTGCTGCTGATATCATTATGATTCTGCTTCCTGATCAGGTTCAGGCTGCTGTTTACAAAAACGACATTCTTCCGAATCTTAAGCCTGGCAATGTTCTTGCTTTTGCTCATGGTTTCTGCATCCATTTTGAACAGATCATCCCTAAAGAAGATGTTGACGTAATCATGATTGCTCCTAAGGGTCCCGGTCATCTTGTTCGTCGTACATATACTGAAGGTGGAGCTGTACCTTCTCTGGTAGCTGTTTACCAGAATGCTTCCGGCAAGGCATTTGATCTTGCTATGGCATATGCAAAAGGCATCGGTGCAACACGTTCAGGTGTTATTGAAACTTCTTTCCGTGAAGAAACCGAAACTGACCTTTTTGGTGAACAGGCCGTTCTTTGCGGTGGTCTCAGCGAATTGATCAAGGCTGGTTTTGAAACTCTGGTAGAAGCTGGTTATCAGCCTGAAATGGCATATTTCGAATGCCTGCATGAAATGAAGCTGATCGTTGACCTCATTTATGAGGGTGGTATCTCCAATATGCGTTATTCCATCAGTGATACTGCTGAATATGGTGATCTTACTCGTGGTCCCAGAGTTATCAACGAAGAAAGCCGTAAGGAAATGAAAGAAATTCTTAAAGAAATCCAGCAGGGTGACTTTGCTAAAGAATTTATTGTTGAGAATATGTCTGGTAAAGCTCATTTCAGTGCACTGCGCCGCATCAATCGTGAACACAAGATTGAAGAAGTAGGTGCTAACCTGCGTAATATGATGAGCTGGCTTAAGAAGTAA
- a CDS encoding YggT family protein, with protein sequence MDYVILAIANVLRMVLNLYMWVVIISALLTWVNPDPYNPIVRFLYGLTEPVYKKVRHYLPFVFVGGFDLSPIIVLIVIQVVNIALINNLIRLAYGM encoded by the coding sequence ATGGATTATGTAATTCTTGCTATTGCCAATGTTCTTCGAATGGTGCTCAATCTTTACATGTGGGTGGTTATTATTTCTGCCCTGCTTACCTGGGTAAATCCTGATCCCTATAATCCTATTGTTCGCTTCCTATACGGTTTGACTGAACCTGTTTACAAAAAGGTAAGACATTATCTTCCTTTTGTTTTTGTAGGTGGTTTTGACCTTTCTCCTATTATTGTGCTCATAGTTATTCAAGTTGTGAATATCGCCTTGATTAACAACCTTATAAGATTGGCGTATGGAATGTAA
- a CDS encoding DUF465 domain-containing protein: MEPKDLELIEQLADQDSEVKALWDQHKSYDVIIQKMESKPYLSATETQELKELKKKKLAGKTKLHALLDKNK, from the coding sequence ATGGAACCTAAGGACCTAGAACTGATTGAACAGCTAGCGGATCAGGATAGTGAAGTTAAGGCTCTATGGGATCAACATAAAAGCTATGATGTCATTATACAGAAAATGGAAAGCAAGCCTTATTTGAGTGCAACTGAAACTCAAGAACTTAAGGAATTGAAAAAGAAGAAACTTGCAGGAAAAACAAAACTGCATGCTCTTCTCGACAAGAATAAATAA
- a CDS encoding DUF2156 domain-containing protein, which translates to MQKEFKKISLNCQETFAKVLSDCPERTSEYTFANILGWTDFYGLELGCGDDMVWIRETEPELKYWAPIGNWENVNWEECELLKKSGTSFTRVPEKLALMLQEKLGDSLKIEENRGHFDYIYSVHDLIDLKGNKFHKKKNLFNQFKKKYDYEYKEITPECIEEVLEMQMEWYRWQEENNYSDALEAENDAIFKVLKEIDTISNLTGGTIRIDGKIIAYTVAEALDDETIVIHFEKGDTRYKGVYQAINQMFLANNAAHFKYVNREQDLGEPGLRKAKESYNPVHFKKKFEITVL; encoded by the coding sequence ATGCAGAAAGAATTCAAAAAGATATCTCTAAATTGTCAGGAAACATTCGCTAAAGTTCTATCTGATTGTCCGGAAAGAACTTCTGAATATACCTTTGCCAACATTCTTGGATGGACCGATTTTTATGGTCTGGAACTTGGATGCGGCGATGATATGGTATGGATCAGAGAAACTGAACCGGAACTTAAATATTGGGCTCCAATTGGAAACTGGGAAAACGTAAACTGGGAAGAATGTGAGCTTTTAAAAAAATCAGGAACTTCTTTTACAAGAGTCCCTGAAAAACTGGCACTCATGCTTCAGGAAAAATTGGGTGATTCCCTGAAGATAGAAGAAAATAGAGGCCATTTCGATTACATATATTCCGTTCATGATCTTATTGATCTCAAAGGGAATAAATTTCATAAAAAAAAGAATCTGTTCAACCAGTTTAAGAAAAAATACGATTACGAATATAAAGAAATCACTCCTGAATGCATTGAGGAAGTGTTAGAAATGCAGATGGAATGGTATCGCTGGCAGGAAGAAAACAATTACTCTGATGCTCTTGAAGCTGAAAATGATGCAATTTTCAAGGTTCTGAAAGAGATTGACACTATAAGTAATCTGACTGGCGGAACAATCAGAATAGATGGCAAAATCATAGCCTATACAGTAGCAGAAGCTCTTGATGATGAAACAATTGTCATCCATTTTGAAAAAGGAGACACTAGATATAAAGGTGTGTATCAGGCCATCAATCAAATGTTTTTAGCTAATAACGCAGCACATTTTAAATATGTTAACAGAGAGCAGGATCTCGGTGAACCGGGATTAAGGAAAGCCAAAGAATCCTACAATCCGGTTCATTTTAAAAAGAAATTTGAAATTACTGTACTCTGA